AGCCAAAAATATATTGTTTTTGACCGTCCATTGGCGTGATAACAATCACGGCGGCAACTGGAAATAACACCAGCAGCAGCAGGTAAAACAGCGCTTTATTCATGGAGCATCCTGAAAACAGGGATTAATAGTTATTGCTCAGCAACGAGCTATTGTGAACCCACGGAGGGGCGCGGCGTCCTTGCCTTTGTGCCGTTAAAGCGAGCGTAATGTGGCATGCACTTCGCCATCGCCCACTTTAATATCCAGTAATCCGGCCAGACGTTTACTGACCAGCTCGATATCAAAAGCAGCAGCAGATACCGGGCTAAAATCGAAAATAGAACGTTGTGAGGCATTGGCTTCCGCCACGCTCTCATCACGATGCACCACGCCAAGCAGTTTTTCACCCAGACGTTGCTGCATAAAAGCAGTGACATCGCGGCTGATATTACGACGCGCATCACTCTGGTTAAGAATAAAATAGTGACCGGCTTTATCATTCAGCGCGCTGCCAATCAGTCGCTCATTTTCAATTTGCGGCAGCAGCGACAGTGAAGCGGTATCCGCCAGCATTACCACCAGATGAAGATCCGCCAGCGCTTTCATCGCTTTTAATGCCGGACCGGGGCCCGGCGGGAAATCGGCAATAATCACCAGGCCAGGATAGTTAAGCACCGTATCCAGCCCGCGACGCAGGAACAGCGGGTCGTTCGCCAGATTATTTTCAAAGGCGACACGCTCATCTTCACTGACATCACCATAAGGCATTACAAAGATATTGCCGCCGGTGGTCAGAATGGAGGCGCTCCAGTCGGAATTTTCTGCGGACTTTGCCACAAAACCACGGCCATCGGCCAGCGGCACGCCAAAGTGCAGGCGCAAGGCATTTTGCACATCAAAGTCCACCACCAGCACCTTGCTGCCGCTACGCGCCAGCGCGAAGGCAAGATTAGCCGCCATGGTTGTTTTACCGACGCCACCTTTAGGGGAACACACGCAAACTAACGGCATAGGGCAATTTTCTCTAGCAAAGGTTTTAACAACGACTCTTTTGTCACGCTGACGGCAGGGCCAGTGTGACGCGCATTAAACAACTGTTTGTAGCGTAGCGCATTTTCCGCCGGCGCGGGCGCTGACGCTGCCGGAGCAGCGGCAACCGCAGCAGTCAGGGCGGCGCCGGCTTGCAGTAACAGTGGTCCTGCGGCAGGTACCGCCGCGGCTGGTGGCGCAGGTTTTGCTTCAGGCGCAGCGAAAGAGGAGAGATCGGTTCCCAGCGCCCCCAGCGCCGGAAACGATGTCGCAGCAGGCGCCTGAGCCTGTGGCGCAGTCACCTCGGGTTGTGGCTCAGCCACAACCGACGCAGGCTTTAAAGTCGCGGCGATGCTGTCAAACAGCGTACCGCCCTGCGTGCCCACCGATGGCGCGGCGACAAACGATTTCACCACCTGATGGGATGGTTTTGCGGTTGAAAACTGGTCTTTTGCGATCGGCTGCGGCTGAATAACATCAATACTCTGGCCACGGTCCAGCGCAGAGTTGCTGTTATTGTCACTGAGTAGCTGCTTGATAATCGCCCAATTAGTCATATCAGACTCAAGAGTTTGCTCAGACATGTCCTTGAATTTAATATTATTTGTCTGAGTTTTTTCTTTGAAGCGCTGCAGATCATCATAACTTTTCATATGATTTCAACTGAATTCGTTAGGGGGTGAATTTCGCAGAATATAGCACACAACTTTTCGCCAGGTGAGAATATTCTGATTAATAAAGGGTCCTGCGCCATCATGATTTTTAATCTACAGGATTTATTATTTATCGATGATTACGAATGTTATTTATTGTGGGCGTGACTATCAGTTTGGTTAAATTAATACCCTGCCATCGCTTTTACTGATAATGCATAAACAGCGATTTAATTAAGCATTACTCAATACAGGTATTTAAGTGGAATGGGGCAAAATAAAGGCCGGTTTTCACCGGCCTGCTGACGACATTTATCCTGCGTCTGGCTGCTCGTCCT
This is a stretch of genomic DNA from Winslowiella toletana. It encodes these proteins:
- the bcsO gene encoding cellulose biosynthesis protein BcsO codes for the protein MKSYDDLQRFKEKTQTNNIKFKDMSEQTLESDMTNWAIIKQLLSDNNSNSALDRGQSIDVIQPQPIAKDQFSTAKPSHQVVKSFVAAPSVGTQGGTLFDSIAATLKPASVVAEPQPEVTAPQAQAPAATSFPALGALGTDLSSFAAPEAKPAPPAAAVPAAGPLLLQAGAALTAAVAAAPAASAPAPAENALRYKQLFNARHTGPAVSVTKESLLKPLLEKIALCR
- the bcsQ gene encoding cellulose biosynthesis protein BcsQ — translated: MPLVCVCSPKGGVGKTTMAANLAFALARSGSKVLVVDFDVQNALRLHFGVPLADGRGFVAKSAENSDWSASILTTGGNIFVMPYGDVSEDERVAFENNLANDPLFLRRGLDTVLNYPGLVIIADFPPGPGPALKAMKALADLHLVVMLADTASLSLLPQIENERLIGSALNDKAGHYFILNQSDARRNISRDVTAFMQQRLGEKLLGVVHRDESVAEANASQRSIFDFSPVSAAAFDIELVSKRLAGLLDIKVGDGEVHATLRSL